The nucleotide sequence CTGTTTTCCCTGCTATCGTATAACCTGCAGGATTCGCAGCAGCCGCTGTTCCATTTGAAAATGTACCAAGAAGCATGCTGGTCATTTCATCGGCTGTTTCCTTTGATATGACCTGTTTTGGTTTTTTGTTTGTGTTATCGACGATCACCGCTCCAGTCGAATCAACGATTTTCGTGATAAGATGCGGCGTATACATCTGACCATCATTGGCAAATGCACTGTAAGCACCCGCCATGATCAATGGAGATACTCCTTTTTCCAGTCCACCAAGGGCTAAGCCATAATACTTATCAGATTTTGCTAAAGGCAGGCCGAATTCTTCTGCTTTATCATATCCTTTTTGTAAACCGATCTCATGCAAAAGCCATACAGCAGGCAAATTCAAACTTTGTGCAACAGCTTGATACATCGGTACTTCTCCTTGGTATGTCCCGTCAAAATTATGCGCATCGTAATAACTTTGCGGTTCGTCTTTCAAGATACTGGAAGGCTTGTATCCAGCTTCCAGTGCTGGTGTATATACGCTTAATGGTTTGATCGTTGATCCTGGTGAACGACGCATCTGTGTAGCAAAGCTGAATCCTCTAAAGACATGATCTCCTCTTCGTCCTACTAGTGCTTGTACACCACCTGTATTCGGATCTAAAGCTACTGAAGCAGATTGGACCATGGCACCATCTGAAGCATTTGCTGGGAATAATGCACTGTTTTGATAAGTAGCTTCTAATTGCTTTTGATAATCCTGATCTAAAGCTGTATAGATTTTATAGCCTTTATTCATGACATCTTCTTCATCAAGACCATACTCGTTAACTGCTTCATCGATCACTGCATCAAAATAATAAGGATAACGATAACCAGAATCTGAATTATCGTATGTGTCATTAAGATACGCGCTGATATCTGTCTGGCTTTCTGCTTGTTCTTGTTCTTTTGTGATTTTTCCGTTTTCTTCCATTACACTTAGTACTGTGTTTTTCCGATCATTCGCATTTTTTGGGTGATCGATCGGATTATAAATACCAGGACCTTTCAGCATTCCTGCCAAAGTAGCAGCCTCAGACAGCGTAACATTCGTTGCATCTACTCCAAAATACTTTCTGGAAGCGTCTTGGACACCCCATACCCCGTTGCCAAAATAGGCATTGTTAAGATACATGGTCAAGATTTCTTCTTTGCTGTACTTCTTTTCGATCTCGATTGCCAAAAATAATTCCTTCGCTTTTCGATCAAACGTTTGGTCTAATGTCAGATACGCATTTTTGGCAAGCTGCTGAGTGATCGTACTTCCTCCGCCCCCTGATGTTCCGCCAGACAAGACCATTCGGACTGCTGCACGGGCAATCCCTTTGATATCAAACCCGTGATGCTCGTAAAAATTCCTATCTTCTGTCGAGATTACTGCATCTTGGATATAGGGAGAAATCGCGTTTAATTCTACATATGTTCCTTTTTGGGCGTACAGTGTGCCAGCTTCTTCGTTTTTCTTATCATAAATGACTGTCGATTGGCTTAATCCTGATTTTAACGTTTCGACATTTGCTTGTTTTGCTAAAATAAAGAGGTAGATACTTGTCACTAAGACACAGATCAAACCAATCAGCAAAATCAATTTGTTCACATGATATTTTTTCCAGATGCGCTTTCGCCATCGATGGAATTGTCCGAGATATGGTCTGATCCAACGCCAAAAACTGATCAAAGCAGCTTTTATCTTTTCTAAAATGCTTTGAAAATCCATTTGCTTCTTCTCCTGTCTATTTGATTCAATCGTCTTATTTTACCATAGTGAAAGAGTGTTTTCTTCCTGCTTAAGTTGTAGTTCAATATGTTTTTTTACGTTAGTGCAAGTAGAGTAACATAAGAATGAACAGAAAAATGTAAGTTTTTTCTTAAATATGTTTTAAAAATGGTACAATTAGTCTGCAATTGCACTGAAAGGAGTACACTTGTGAAAATCACGATCACTTTACCTATGAACCATCCTGAAACAACAATTCGCGACTTGCTTGAAAAGGAATGGTTAGTTCCTAGAAAGGTTCGACACTTTTTGCGTATACGTAAAAACGTTTGGATCAATCAACAACCTGCTTTGTTCCATCATGAAGTAAAGGGCAATGACCAGATCACATTGTTATTCGAAGAAACAGATTATAATTATCAAGAAGTTCAATTAGGAGATGCGAAGCACATCCGTGTTTTATATGAAGATGAGCATTTGATTATAGTGGATAAGCCTGCAGGAATGAAGACTCATCCAAATGAACCGACAGAAAACAGTACCTTACTCAATCATTTAGCTGCTTATCTCGACACTAAACAGCAACGACCTTACGTTGTCCACCGCTTGGACAAAGAAACAAGCGGTGCCGTTTTATTTGCAAAAAATCCATTTGTCTTGCCGATACTTGGAAGAATGTTGGAACAAAAAATGATCTATCGGAGATATCAAGCCATCGTATGGGGAGAAATTGCCAAAGATATGACCATCACCAATAAAATTGGACGAGATCGCCATGATCGGAGAAAAAGGGTCGTAGATGATAAAAATGGTCAGAGCGCCTTGACACATGTCACTGTCAACAAAGTACTTTCTGAACAAACACAAGTCTATTGTGTTTTGGAAACCGGACGTACACACCAGATCAGAGTTCATTTAGCTCATAAGGGACAT is from Enterococcus faecium and encodes:
- a CDS encoding RluA family pseudouridine synthase — its product is MKITITLPMNHPETTIRDLLEKEWLVPRKVRHFLRIRKNVWINQQPALFHHEVKGNDQITLLFEETDYNYQEVQLGDAKHIRVLYEDEHLIIVDKPAGMKTHPNEPTENSTLLNHLAAYLDTKQQRPYVVHRLDKETSGAVLFAKNPFVLPILGRMLEQKMIYRRYQAIVWGEIAKDMTITNKIGRDRHDRRKRVVDDKNGQSALTHVTVNKVLSEQTQVYCVLETGRTHQIRVHLAHKGHPIVGDPLYQNRTAERLMLHALELHMIHPFTQEKIVGKALPGLWE
- a CDS encoding PBP1A family penicillin-binding protein: MDFQSILEKIKAALISFWRWIRPYLGQFHRWRKRIWKKYHVNKLILLIGLICVLVTSIYLFILAKQANVETLKSGLSQSTVIYDKKNEEAGTLYAQKGTYVELNAISPYIQDAVISTEDRNFYEHHGFDIKGIARAAVRMVLSGGTSGGGGSTITQQLAKNAYLTLDQTFDRKAKELFLAIEIEKKYSKEEILTMYLNNAYFGNGVWGVQDASRKYFGVDATNVTLSEAATLAGMLKGPGIYNPIDHPKNANDRKNTVLSVMEENGKITKEQEQAESQTDISAYLNDTYDNSDSGYRYPYYFDAVIDEAVNEYGLDEEDVMNKGYKIYTALDQDYQKQLEATYQNSALFPANASDGAMVQSASVALDPNTGGVQALVGRRGDHVFRGFSFATQMRRSPGSTIKPLSVYTPALEAGYKPSSILKDEPQSYYDAHNFDGTYQGEVPMYQAVAQSLNLPAVWLLHEIGLQKGYDKAEEFGLPLAKSDKYYGLALGGLEKGVSPLIMAGAYSAFANDGQMYTPHLITKIVDSTGAVIVDNTNKKPKQVISKETADEMTSMLLGTFSNGTAAAANPAGYTIAGKTGTTETNFDATKANDQWMIGYTPDVVISTWMGYEESSKLHYLEGTSGNVVGKVFKSAAEGILPYTSKTGFSVADAYATGGQVVAADQVGNTGNSNGESGNWQDNLNQYGEQAKEGLKNFGDMVKEGVQGIGEAAKDLWRKYQGE